The sequence below is a genomic window from Myxococcus xanthus.
CCGTCACCGCCACGTCCGCGTCCACCGACAGCACCACCCGGTCGCCCACGGGCAACACATCCAGCGCATAAAGCAGGTGTCCCACCTTCCGGTTGGGCGTCAGCGGCTCGCTCGGAAGCCACCGCACGCCCGGGGCGAGCCGGGGACGGTAGGGCGACACCACCACCTGCTCCAACGGCCCGGCGTAGTCGATGGACTGCGCCAGATTCTCCAGCTCTCGAGGCGTGGGCGCGTCCACCGGGCGCAGCAGCAACACTGGCGGCAGCGCGCCGGGCTGGGGAGCAGCGCCAGCCCGCGCGCGCGACAGACGCACGCACGCCACCGCGCTGAAGCCCGTGGCCACGGCGCACCACGCCAGGGACGCGAGGACGAGCGCGCTCATGCCGCCCGTCCCATGCGCGTGCGGAAGTGCGCCATCCAGCGGATGAAGGGCGAGTGGAAGCGACGGAAGTCCGCCACCTCGCCCAGGGAGTCCAGAGGCCCCTGGCGCGCCTCCAGTCGTGCATAGAAAGGCGACGACTCCAGCAGCTTCGGCTGTCCCACCACCACGTTTCCCGCGTGCAGGCGTGACGGCACGCGCAGGCCCCAGCCGGTGATGTGGGTGGGCCGCGACTCCACCAACGTGGGGCCCCGTTCGCAGCGCACTCCGCGCGCGCCGGCCACCACTCGCAGCGGCGCGACACCTTCAGGCAGGTGGTAGTCCACCACCGTCTCGTCCTCGCGGTGCGTGCGAGCCCAGTGCCACCCCGACAACCGCGCGCCCAGCAGCTCTCCGCCGTGGTTGGTGTCGTGGTAGCCCAGGCCGCTCGCCTCGATGCCCAGCGAGGACACCTCCAGCCGTGCCTGCGAACGAGGCGCCAGCGCCTGCCAGTAGTGCGGCAGCCCCGGCATGAGCTGCACCACCTCGCCCACGGGCGTCATCGGCTCCAGCGTCAGGCTCGCGCGCACGGGCCGGCCCCACGGCGCCGTCCCGTCGTCCACGGCCATCCGCACCGTGCCGTCCCCCTCGTACGACAGCGTGGAGCGACCGATGCGCAGCCGGCCCGGAGCATCCAACTCCGCGCGCGCGTACTCGCTGAGGACCCACAGCCGCCGCACCCCCGCGTGGTACAGCGCGAAGTTCACCGCGCTGTGCTCCAGCGGCCGTCCGCCCCGCCGCGCCGCCACCGAGTACCGGGGCGAGAACAGCGAGCCCAGCATGAAGATGCACACCGCGCTGTAGGGTCCCGCGGTGACGTCCGCATAGAACCAGCGGTAGGTGCCCGCCGCGTCCGGCAGGGCGGGGAGTTTCGCCAGGCGCATCATGCATCCCTCCGGAGGTGCTGCGAAGCCAGCTCCGCGGCGAAGCGACCGGACAACATCACCAGCGGCACGCCGCCGCCTGGATGCGTGCCACCGCCCGCGAAGAACAGGCCCGGCGTGTTGCCGCGGATGCGCGGTCGGCGGAAGGGGCCGAACTTCCCGTGCGGCAGGAAGCCGTAGATGGAGCCGCCCGGAGCGCCCTGCGCGGCCAGGTCCACCGGCGAGCGCTGGCCGATGACACGCACGCGCCCCTTGAGCGCCGGGTAGTGCCGGCACAGGCGCTCCAGCATCTGCGCCTTCACGCGCTCGGCGCCTGCTTCCCAGTCGCGGGTGGCCTGCTCCGCGCCGCGCGCATCCACGGGCAGCGCGGGCGCGTTCACCATGACGAACAACCCGGTGCGGCCCGGAGGCACCATGCTCTCGTCGGTGGCGGAGGGGTTGCAGAAGTACACCGTCGGGTCGGACGCGAGCTGCCCGCCGAACAGCTCGTCGAACTCGCGCCGGTAGTCACCGCCGAAGAGCACCGTGTGGTGCGGTAGAGCCATGCGGCCCTCCACCTCCAACAGCAACACGAAGCCAGACAGCGCCAGCGGCTCCTCCGCGCGAGCGAGCCGCTCCAGCGGGTCCGCGTTCACCACCACACTGTCGAAGCGCTCCGTGCCCTCCTGCGGGCCCACCTGGTAGCCCTCGCGCGTGCGCTCGAAGCGAACCCGCGTGTCCAGGTGGATGCGCATGCCCAGCCGGCGCACGGCCTGCCCCAGCGCGTCCACCAGCGCACCGATGCCGCCGCGGACGTGGTGCACGCCATAGGCATGCTCGATGTGGGGAATCAGCGCGAAGGCCGCGCTGGCCTCGTAGGGGGACGCGCCCGTGTACGTGGCGAAGCGGCCCACGTACTGCCGCAGGTGGTCCGTCTTGAAGTGCCGGGCCGCCAGCTCGTGCAGCGTGCCCATCTTCATCCCCGCCATGACGGCCCCCACGCCACGCTTCGCCACGCGCGTCATGAAGCCCGCCATGCCCTCGAAGGGGGCCTCCAGGTATGGCTCGCCCGCGGCCCGCCAGATGGCCGCGGCCTCCGTGTAGAAGCCGCGGATGCCGTCGCGCTCACCCGGGCGGACACCCGCCGCGCTCTCCGCCATCCGCTCCACGTCCTTGTAGGCCGTGAAGTCACACCCGTCCTCGAAGCGGTAGGCACACTGCGGCTCCAGCTCCGTGAAGCGCGGCAGCAGGTCCTCGGCGCCCAGTTGCTGGAAGGTGCCACGCACCAGGTGCGGCAGCGTCAGCAACGTGGGCCCCGTGTCCAGGGTGATGCCATTCACGATGACGGCCTGGGCCTTGCCGCCCAGCGAGGCGCCCCGCTCGAACAGCGTCACCTCATGCCCGTCCTTCGCCAACAGCCCGGCGGCCGTCAGTCCACCGATGCCGCCGCCTACCACCGCGACGCGGGTGCGCTTCATGCTCCACCTCCCATGCGCCGCCGAAGCTCCGTCTTCATTCCCTCGCCACGCATGACGCCCTCACCCTCCCGCCCCGGTGGGAAGCAGCGGCATGCGCACCTCGCCCTGGGGGGCGGGCAGCACCGCGGCGGGCCGCACCATGGCCGCGGAAGCCAGCGCGAGCTTGCGGCGCGTCGTCACGTGGGCCCGGGCGCTGAACACGTCGTAGTCGCGCGCTTCGATGTCGCGCAGGATGTCGCCGTAGATGGCGCCCATCAGCCGCACCATCCGCTGACTGCCGAAGCCCGTCAGGTAGCGCACCCCGGCCGCCGCCCGCGCGTAGTACGCCCGCGAGCGCTCCACCTGGAAGCGCATGAAGGACCGCCAGCGCGCGCCCACCTGTCCGCGCCGCAAGTCGTCCTCCGACAATCCGAAGGCGGCCAACTCCTCCGCGGGCAGGTACACCCGGCCGCGCTCCAGGTCCTCGCGCACGTCGCGGAGGATGTTGGTGAGCTGCATGGCCCGGCCCAGGTCGGCCGCGGGCTCCACCGCCGCCGCGTCCGAGCACCCCAGCACCGGCGTCAGCATCAGCCCCACCACGCCCGCCACCCGGTAGCAGTAGAGGTCCAGCTCCTCCCAGGTGGCGTAGCGGTGCTTCGTCAGGTCCATCTCCATGCCGGAGATGAGGTCCTGGAAGGGCTGCTCCGGAATCCGGAAGTGGCGCACCGTGTGCTCGAGCGCAGCGAACTCCCGCGCGTCCCACGGCGTCGCGGCCTCGCTGCCCTTCACCCGGTCCGCGGGCGGCCCCAGCTCGCGCGAGGCCAGCTCCGGCATGGGCAGGTACAGCTCCGCCACGCGCTGCCGCGCCCGCGCCAGCCGCACCGGCAACGCATCGGCCGCGCTCGCCGCGTCGTCCCCGTCCACCATGTCGTCCAGGCGCCGGCAGAAGGCGTAGAGCGCGAACGCCGCCCTCCGGCGCAGGCCGAAGAGCAGGTACGAGGCGAAGAAGAAGCTCTTGGCGTGATGGCGCGTCACCTGCTTCGCCAG
It includes:
- a CDS encoding carotenoid 1,2-hydratase is translated as MMRLAKLPALPDAAGTYRWFYADVTAGPYSAVCIFMLGSLFSPRYSVAARRGGRPLEHSAVNFALYHAGVRRLWVLSEYARAELDAPGRLRIGRSTLSYEGDGTVRMAVDDGTAPWGRPVRASLTLEPMTPVGEVVQLMPGLPHYWQALAPRSQARLEVSSLGIEASGLGYHDTNHGGELLGARLSGWHWARTHREDETVVDYHLPEGVAPLRVVAGARGVRCERGPTLVESRPTHITGWGLRVPSRLHAGNVVVGQPKLLESSPFYARLEARQGPLDSLGEVADFRRFHSPFIRWMAHFRTRMGRAA
- a CDS encoding phytoene desaturase family protein, with amino-acid sequence MKRTRVAVVGGGIGGLTAAGLLAKDGHEVTLFERGASLGGKAQAVIVNGITLDTGPTLLTLPHLVRGTFQQLGAEDLLPRFTELEPQCAYRFEDGCDFTAYKDVERMAESAAGVRPGERDGIRGFYTEAAAIWRAAGEPYLEAPFEGMAGFMTRVAKRGVGAVMAGMKMGTLHELAARHFKTDHLRQYVGRFATYTGASPYEASAAFALIPHIEHAYGVHHVRGGIGALVDALGQAVRRLGMRIHLDTRVRFERTREGYQVGPQEGTERFDSVVVNADPLERLARAEEPLALSGFVLLLEVEGRMALPHHTVLFGGDYRREFDELFGGQLASDPTVYFCNPSATDESMVPPGRTGLFVMVNAPALPVDARGAEQATRDWEAGAERVKAQMLERLCRHYPALKGRVRVIGQRSPVDLAAQGAPGGSIYGFLPHGKFGPFRRPRIRGNTPGLFFAGGGTHPGGGVPLVMLSGRFAAELASQHLRRDA
- a CDS encoding phytoene/squalene synthase family protein; this encodes MSPPVDKALVARGYVLAKQVTRHHAKSFFFASYLLFGLRRRAAFALYAFCRRLDDMVDGDDAASAADALPVRLARARQRVAELYLPMPELASRELGPPADRVKGSEAATPWDAREFAALEHTVRHFRIPEQPFQDLISGMEMDLTKHRYATWEELDLYCYRVAGVVGLMLTPVLGCSDAAAVEPAADLGRAMQLTNILRDVREDLERGRVYLPAEELAAFGLSEDDLRRGQVGARWRSFMRFQVERSRAYYARAAAGVRYLTGFGSQRMVRLMGAIYGDILRDIEARDYDVFSARAHVTTRRKLALASAAMVRPAAVLPAPQGEVRMPLLPTGAGG